In a single window of the Limibacillus halophilus genome:
- the rimP gene encoding ribosome maturation factor RimP, with amino-acid sequence MAESSSGDQQEDNLPSKTSEGRARVVEKLIAPTLEDMGYEIVRVLLSGRGSPTLQIMVDRKDGAMIDVEDCAAVSRATSAILDVEDPIDSEFTLEVSSPGLDRPLTRLGDFARFAGFEARIEMEQSIDGHKRVSGRLMGVEGTEIVVETAEGVVKLPFAGLRKAKLLLTDALIEAMQKEAEQFSQDAD; translated from the coding sequence GTGGCCGAAAGCAGCAGCGGCGATCAACAGGAAGACAACCTGCCCTCCAAGACGAGTGAGGGCCGGGCTCGTGTTGTCGAGAAGCTGATTGCCCCGACGCTGGAAGATATGGGTTACGAGATCGTCCGGGTGCTGCTATCCGGTCGGGGTTCGCCAACCCTGCAGATCATGGTCGACCGTAAGGACGGCGCCATGATTGATGTCGAGGACTGCGCTGCCGTAAGCCGCGCTACCAGCGCAATTCTGGATGTCGAGGATCCGATCGACAGCGAGTTTACGCTGGAGGTTTCCTCCCCGGGACTGGACCGCCCTTTGACGCGGCTTGGTGATTTTGCGCGTTTCGCCGGGTTTGAAGCGCGCATCGAGATGGAACAGTCCATAGATGGACACAAGCGTGTGTCCGGCAGACTCATGGGCGTTGAAGGAACTGAGATTGTTGTGGAAACGGCCGAGGGCGTGGTGAAGCTCCCCTTTGCCGGTTTGAGGAAGGCCAAGCTTCTGCTTACCGACGCCTTGATCGAGGCCATGCAGAAAGAAGCCGAACAGTTTTCGCAGGATGCGGATTGA
- the trmB gene encoding tRNA (guanosine(46)-N7)-methyltransferase TrmB yields MCAAPPDGEKTQRPRRSLHGRRKGRPIRAARQRLLDTLLPQLELNLEAAAGDPTGQFVPTPAALWLEIGFGGGEHLAWQAGQNPNVGIIGAEFFINGVGNLLKLVEDANLKNVRIHKGDARDLLDRLPEQTIDRAFILFPDPWPKAKHNKRRIVQKQTLDRLAELLKTGAELRIATDDPSYRRWILAAATNHPWFDWNVEKPADWRRRSDDWPPTRYEEKALAAGRQPVYLRFTRRAKMREST; encoded by the coding sequence ATGTGCGCCGCCCCCCCTGACGGAGAGAAAACCCAAAGGCCTCGGCGGTCCCTGCATGGACGCCGCAAGGGTAGGCCTATCCGCGCAGCGCGCCAACGGCTGCTCGATACCCTGCTGCCGCAGCTTGAATTGAATCTTGAAGCCGCCGCCGGCGACCCTACAGGACAATTCGTCCCCACCCCCGCGGCACTTTGGTTGGAAATCGGCTTCGGCGGCGGTGAGCACCTGGCCTGGCAAGCCGGACAAAATCCGAATGTCGGCATCATCGGCGCCGAGTTCTTCATCAACGGCGTGGGCAACCTTCTGAAGCTAGTGGAGGATGCCAACCTCAAGAATGTGCGTATCCATAAAGGCGATGCCCGCGATCTTCTCGACCGGCTACCGGAGCAAACCATTGATCGGGCATTCATCCTGTTCCCCGACCCCTGGCCAAAGGCCAAGCACAACAAACGTAGGATCGTGCAAAAACAAACGCTCGACCGTCTTGCGGAACTCCTCAAGACTGGGGCCGAGTTAAGGATCGCAACCGACGACCCCTCTTATCGTCGCTGGATTCTGGCAGCCGCAACAAACCACCCTTGGTTTGATTGGAATGTTGAGAAGCCAGCGGACTGGCGTCGGCGTAGTGACGATTGGCCGCCGACCCGTTACGAGGAAAAGGCGCTGGCTGCAGGACGCCAGCCTGTTTACCTGCGTTTTACCCGGCGCGCCAAAATGCGAGAAAGCACTTGA
- the metK gene encoding methionine adenosyltransferase: MRKGIYQFTSESVSEGHPDKVSDRISDAIVDTYIGHEPEARVAVETLCTTNRIVLAGEVRGPASVTRDLIEDVARKAVKEIGYEQDGFHWMNASVENHIHEQSRDIAIGVDAKGNKDEGAGDQGIMFGYACDETEALMPAPIHFSHNILKSLAEARHSGAEPHLGPDAKSQVTLEYHDGKPVRATKVVVSTQHGESLTQEEVREIVRPHVMNVLPNGWMCAEEDFYVNPTGRFVIGGPDGDAGLTGRKIIVDTYGGAAPHGGGAFSGKDPTKVDRSAAYAARYLAKNVVAAGLSQRCLIQLSYAIGVAEPLSLFVETHGTNEVNEDKLAKTLRELVDLRPRGIREHLGLNRPIYARTAAYGHFGRSPDVDGGFSWERTDLVEALKQAFNA, encoded by the coding sequence GTGCGCAAGGGTATCTATCAGTTCACGAGCGAATCAGTTTCCGAAGGCCATCCCGATAAGGTTTCTGATCGAATCTCCGACGCCATCGTGGACACATACATTGGCCACGAGCCAGAAGCGCGTGTCGCCGTGGAAACGCTCTGCACGACAAACCGTATCGTTCTGGCAGGCGAGGTACGCGGTCCTGCCAGCGTCACCCGCGACCTGATTGAGGATGTGGCGCGCAAGGCGGTCAAGGAAATCGGCTACGAACAGGATGGATTCCACTGGATGAACGCGTCGGTGGAAAACCACATCCACGAGCAGTCCAGGGACATCGCGATAGGCGTCGATGCCAAAGGCAACAAGGACGAAGGCGCCGGCGATCAGGGGATCATGTTTGGCTATGCCTGCGATGAAACCGAAGCGCTGATGCCCGCCCCCATTCACTTTTCCCACAATATACTGAAATCGCTCGCCGAAGCCCGGCATTCCGGCGCAGAACCGCATCTGGGCCCGGACGCCAAGAGCCAGGTCACGCTGGAATACCACGACGGCAAGCCGGTGCGCGCTACCAAGGTTGTGGTTTCCACCCAGCACGGCGAAAGCCTGACACAGGAAGAAGTGCGCGAGATCGTTCGCCCTCATGTCATGAACGTACTGCCCAACGGCTGGATGTGCGCCGAGGAAGACTTCTACGTCAATCCGACCGGTCGTTTCGTTATCGGTGGTCCCGATGGTGATGCCGGCCTGACCGGACGCAAGATCATTGTCGACACCTATGGTGGAGCCGCACCGCACGGCGGCGGCGCCTTCTCCGGGAAAGATCCGACCAAGGTGGACCGTTCGGCAGCCTATGCGGCTCGCTATCTGGCTAAGAACGTGGTGGCGGCCGGGCTTTCTCAGCGCTGCCTGATCCAGCTCTCCTACGCAATCGGCGTTGCCGAACCCTTGAGCCTTTTCGTTGAAACCCACGGCACGAATGAAGTGAATGAGGACAAGCTCGCGAAGACATTGCGGGAGCTCGTCGATCTAAGGCCGCGCGGTATCCGCGAGCATCTCGGGCTAAACCGTCCGATCTATGCGCGTACCGCCGCCTATGGCCATTTTGGACGGTCACCCGACGTCGATGGCGGATTCTCCTGGGAGCGCACTGACCTCGTGGAGGCATTGAAGCAGGCTTTTAACGCCTGA
- a CDS encoding helix-turn-helix domain-containing protein: MTSRKMRGSAMGPYAATADTLWQSRRKIGLTQKEAANALQISLRELRRIENGLYLPDATLQKALANLLAVPEDVLFAEVPQNEAVAGTRRKGSRVAGNPIDRHVGNRLFMRRVERGFSQERLAEILGVSFQQVQKYERGINRISASRLYDICLALNVELNFFFEDMPGQVRAQSGTSHHAWHDEPVSYEADRTESKELAELLGAFRQIPSTELRRGLIDLARAIAKLNSAASDANTGEDSKRT; encoded by the coding sequence ATGACATCACGAAAGATGCGTGGATCCGCAATGGGTCCTTACGCGGCGACGGCCGATACCTTATGGCAAAGCCGCCGCAAGATTGGTCTTACTCAAAAAGAAGCTGCCAACGCTTTGCAGATTTCTCTTCGAGAACTCCGGCGAATCGAAAACGGTCTGTATCTACCGGACGCAACACTCCAAAAGGCACTGGCCAACCTATTGGCCGTTCCAGAAGACGTGCTTTTCGCTGAAGTCCCGCAGAATGAGGCGGTGGCCGGAACCCGCCGCAAAGGATCACGCGTTGCCGGTAATCCTATCGACCGGCATGTCGGAAACCGTCTCTTTATGCGACGGGTAGAGCGCGGTTTCAGCCAGGAACGGCTTGCGGAAATCCTAGGCGTCAGTTTCCAGCAAGTTCAGAAATATGAAAGAGGTATCAACCGGATCAGCGCGAGCCGACTTTACGACATTTGTCTGGCTTTGAACGTCGAGCTCAACTTCTTCTTCGAGGATATGCCGGGGCAAGTCAGAGCGCAGTCAGGCACAAGCCACCACGCTTGGCATGATGAGCCGGTGAGCTATGAAGCCGACCGAACGGAATCGAAGGAACTTGCCGAACTTCTAGGCGCTTTCCGGCAAATTCCATCCACAGAACTGCGCCGCGGTCTAATCGACCTCGCAAGGGCGATCGCTAAGCTCAACAGCGCGGCATCCGATGCAAATACCGGCGAGGATTCTAAGAGGACTTGA
- a CDS encoding helix-turn-helix domain-containing protein, protein MPRGRKPGKAIGPGGPNPIDMHVGARVRLRRTLLGMSQEKLGEAIGLTFQQVQKYERGANRIGSSRLFDIARILDVPIGFFFDDMPEDTARKSPSQLLTSDNPDEPHPYEKDPMARRETLELVRAYYRITDQQVRRRLFEMTKALAKAEDAE, encoded by the coding sequence ATGCCGCGAGGACGTAAACCGGGGAAAGCCATTGGACCGGGCGGCCCAAATCCAATCGATATGCATGTAGGTGCGCGGGTAAGACTGCGCCGCACTCTATTGGGAATGAGCCAGGAGAAACTGGGTGAGGCAATCGGCCTCACATTCCAGCAGGTACAAAAATATGAGCGAGGCGCAAATCGCATCGGATCCAGCCGGCTCTTTGATATCGCGCGCATTCTGGACGTACCCATCGGGTTTTTCTTCGACGATATGCCGGAAGACACGGCGCGGAAGTCGCCGAGCCAGCTACTAACCAGCGACAACCCCGATGAGCCGCATCCCTATGAAAAGGATCCGATGGCCCGGCGGGAAACGCTTGAGCTGGTGCGGGCATACTACCGTATTACCGATCAGCAGGTTCGCAGGCGCTTGTTCGAGATGACAAAGGCGCTGGCCAAGGCGGAGGATGCCGAGTAA